One Camelina sativa cultivar DH55 chromosome 3, Cs, whole genome shotgun sequence genomic window carries:
- the LOC104776647 gene encoding pre-mRNA-splicing factor ATP-dependent RNA helicase DEAH10-like, giving the protein MPSMAQGEPRSSVQNSKPNFSMRQKITEHRKSLPIASVEKRLIEEVRKNDILIIVGETGSGKTTQLPQFLYNAGFCREGKMIGITQPRRIAAVTVAKRVAEECEVQLGQKVGYSIRFDDTTSNVTRLKYMTDGLLLREALLDPHLSRYSVIIVDEAHDRSVHTDVLLALLKKIQRARLKPIGEKTEIGHMALEMQTKTRDENGPQQNGVLRGCQGRKLSPLKLIIMSASLDARVFSEYYGGAKAVHVQGRQFPVDILYTVHPESDYIDAALVTIFQIHMEEKPGDILVFLTGQDEIESVERLVQERLQHLPEEKRKLLPIPIFSALPSEQQMKAFAAAPPGFRKVILATNIAETSITIPGIRYVIDPGFVKARTYDPRKGMESLDVVPASKAQTLQRSGRAGREVPGKCFRLYPEREFEKLEDSTKPEIKRCNLSNIILQLKALGIEDIIGFDFIDKPSSGAIVKALAELHSLGALTDDGKLEDPAGYQMSRLPLEPIYSKALILANQFNCLEEMLITVAVLTVESIFYDPREKREEARTARNHFASVEGDHLTYLSVYRESDEFLEKKNVAGSGNNIDKIMKKWCKENFVNSRSLKHARDIYRQIREHVVQMGFNVSSCGSDMLEFRRCLAASFFLKAAQRQLDGTYRALESGEIVHIHPTSVLFRAKPECVIFDELMQTSKKYIKNVTRIDPLWLAELAPHHYKTE; this is encoded by the exons ATGCCATCAATGGCGCAAGGAGAACCTCGGAGCTCTGTACAAAACAGCAAACCGAACTTCAG CATGAGGCAAAAGATAACAGAACATAGAAAGTCTCTTCCTATTGCTTCAG TGGAGAAACGTTTGATTGAGGAGGTTCGAAAGaatgatattttgattattgttGGTGAAACCGGTAGTGGGAAAACTACTC AATTGCCTCAGTTCCTATACAATGCTGGATTCTGTCGAGAGGGAAAGATGATAGGGATAACACAACCAAGGCGTATTGCTGCTGTGACTGTTGCTAAAAGGGTAGCTGAGGAATGTGAGGTTCAGTTAGGCCAAAAGGTTGGCTATTCCATTAGGTTTGATGATACTACTTCTAATGTGACTAGGTTGAAATACATGACAGATGGATTGTTGCTGAG GGAAGCGCTGTTGGATCCTCATCTTTCTAGATATTCAGTTATTATTGTCGATGAAGCTCATGACAGGAGTGTTCATACTGATGTTCTGCTGGCCTTGCTGAAAAAAATACAGCGGGCTCGGTTGAAGCCTATTGGTGAGAAAACTGAGATTGGTCATATGGCATTAGAAATGCAGACAAAAACAAGGGATGAGAATGGTCCTCAGCAGAATGGTGTATTAAGAGGGTGTCAAGGTAGAAAATTATCTCCGTTGAAGCTGATCATCATGTCTGCTAGTTTGGATGCTCGTGTTTTCTCTGAGTATTACGGTGGTGCCAAAGCTGTTCATGTGCAAGGGCGACAATTTCCTGTTGACATTCTTTACACTGTTCATCCTGAATCAGATTATATAGATGCTGCCTTGGTCACCATATTTCAG ATTCATATGGAGGAGAAGCCAGGTGACATACTTGTTTTCCTCACTGGGCAAGATGAAATCGAATCTGTTGAGAGACTAGTCCAAGAAAGACTTCAGCATTTACCTGAAGAGAAACGAAAGCTACTGCCAATTCCCATCTTTTCTGCACTTCCATCAGAGCAGCAAATGAAAGCTTTTGCCGCAGCTCCGCCTGGTTTTCGTAAG gtgattttgGCCACGAATATAGCAGAGACATCAATTACAATTCCTGGAATAAGATACGTTATAGACCCTGGTTTTGTTAAGGCACGAACCTATGATCCAAGGAAAGGCATGGAGTCACTTGATGTTGTTCCAGCATCAAAAGCACAGACGCTTCAAAGAAG TGGACGCGCAGGACGTGAGGTTCCCGGGAAGTGCTTTCGTCTTTATCCGGAGAGGGAATTTGAGAAACTGGAAGACTCAACTAAACCAGAGATCAAGAGATGCAACCTCTCAAATATCATTTTGCAGCTGAAGGCTCTCGGAATTGAGGACAtaattggatttgattttatagataaaccTTCAAG TGGTGCGATTGTAAAAGCATTGGCAGAGTTGCACTCGCTTGGTGCCTTGACGGATGATGGTAAACTAGAAGATCCCGCTGGCTACCAAATGTCACGGCTCCCACTGGAACCTATTTACTCCAAAGCTCTAATTTTGGCCAATCAATTCAACTGTCTAGAGGAAATGCTGATCACTGTTGCCGTGCTCACTGTGGAGTCCATATTTTATGATCCGcgtgagaagagagaagag GCAAGAACAGCAAGAAACCACTTCGCTAGCGTTGAAGGGGACCACCTAACTTATCTTAGTGTTTATCGGGAGTCAGATGAGTTcttggaaaagaaaaatgtagcCGGCAGTGGAAAcaatattgataaaattatgaaaaaatggTGTAAGGAGAACTTTGTGAATAGCCGTTCCTTGAAGCATGCTCGTGACATATATAG GCAAATTCGTGAACATGTTGTACAGATGGGTTTTAATGTGTCTTCATGCGGAAGTGACATGCTTGAGTTTCGTAGATGTCTTGCTGCATCGTTTTTCCTTAAAGCAGCACAGAGACAATTGGACGGTACATACAG GGCTTTGGAAAGTGGTGAGATTGTCCACATCCACCCAACTTCTGTTTTATTCCGTGCGAAACCTGAATGTGTTATATTCGACGAGCTCATGCAAACCAGCAAGAAGTACATCAAGAACGTCACAAGAATTGATCCCTTATGGTTGGCTGAGTTGGCTCCTCATCATTACAAAACGGAGTGA
- the LOC104776648 gene encoding putative methylesterase 13, chloroplastic: protein MGNSFTCISHEKEQRPKKSSGGGGSNSGKYKYVRRLSLMPSFRRRTLLPSLSCSGSSSTSSSKKGGIKAKTKKIRERHHQDHHGHDKDSHVIQEQTLAATNLLFNQTPRNSNSVVPPSFRRSTSVVYPSSHPSGTSSGPVSAVQTPKKSTSGFVRSSSSRQRSSTDPMIKPNQLVDKELNKVEGSETKRFVLVHGGGFGAWCWYKTITLLEKHGFQVDAIDLTGSGVSSIDTNNITSLAHYSKPLLHFFESLKPTEKVILVGHDFGGACMSYAMEMFPTKISKAVFISAAMLANGQSILDLFNQQLGSNDLMQQAQIFLYANGKKNPPTAVDFDRSLLRDFLLNQSPPTDLALASVAIRPIPFAPVSEKLHVSDKNYGSIRRFYIKTMEDYAVPVPLQEAMIKLNPPEQVFQLKGSDHAPFFSRPQSLNRILVEISQIPFKKSS, encoded by the exons atgGGGAACTCATTCACATGCATATCTCACGAGAAGGAACAACGTCCTAAGAAATCCTCCGGCGGAGGAGGAAGTAACTCCGGGAAATACAAATACGTGCGTCGTCTGTCGTTGATGCCTTCATTTAGAAGGCGGACACTACTTCCTTCGCTCTCCTGCTCTGGATCATCATCCACTTCGTCTTCCAAGAAAGGCGGGATCAAagcaaagacaaagaagataagagagagaCATCATCAAGACCACCACGGCCATGACAAAGACTCTCATGTAATTCAGGAGCAAACCTTAGCAGCGACTAATCTCCTCTTCAACCAAACCCCTCGTAACAGCAACTCTGTTGTTCCTCCTAGTTTCAGACGCTCCACCTCCGTTGTCTATCCCTCGTCTCATCCCTCAGGCACCAGCTCAGGACCTGTTTCCGCCGTCCAGACTCCCAAGAAGTCAACCTCGGGATTCGTAAGAAGCTCTAGCTCTAGACAAAGGTCCAGTACCGATCCCATGATCAAGCCTAACCAGCTCGTTGACAAG GAGCTAAATAAGGTGGAAGGCTCGGAGACAAAGCGGTTCGTGCTGGTTCATGGTGGTGGATTCGGGGCTTGGTGTTGGTACAAAACCATAACCCTCTTAGAGAAACATGGCTTCCAAGTCGATGCTATTGACTTGACCGGTTCAGGTGTGAGCTCTATTGACACCAACAACATCACAAGCCTCGCTCACTACTCCAAGCCTCTCCTCCACTTCTTTGAATCCCTCAAACCCACCGAGAAG GTGATACTGGTGGGACATGACTTTGGAGGAGCTTGTATGTCATATGCGATGGAGATGTTTCCTACTAAGATCTCCAAAGCTGTCTTTATCTCTGCTGCTATGTTGGCTAATGGGCAGAGCATTCTTGATCTCTTTAATCAACAG cTGGGGTCAAATGATCTGATGCAACAAGCACAGATCTTTCTGTACGCCAACGGCAAAAAGAACCCTCCAACTGCCGTTGATTTCGACAGATCTTTGCTTAGAGACTTTCTCTTAAACCAGAGCCCACCAACG GACCTGGCATTGGCCTCGGTAGCCATTAGACCGATCCCATTCGCACCAGTCAGCGAAAAGCTTCACGTATCAGATAAAAACTACGGTTCAATCCGACGGTTCTACATCAAAACCATGGAGGATTACGCTGTACCGGTTCCTCTACAGGAAGCAATGATCAAATTGAACCCACCGGAACAAGTTTTTCAGCTCAAAGGCTCTGATCACGCACCGTTCTTCTCTCGACCTCAATCATTGAACCGAATCCTCGTCGAGATATCTCAAATACCCTTCAAGAAATCATCGTAA
- the LOC109132255 gene encoding berberine bridge enzyme-like 6 — MKEALFFFLFLTNKFSKKFNSCSKRKGAFYVLCVVLLISVLEAPVTKPKFENFIECLRNKTSPENPITDAIFIADNTTTFLSSYVSYTKNKRFSSPNLKKLLAIVAAKHVSHVQATVVCAKSNGIQIRIRSGGHDNEGFSYMSSVPFVILDMHNLRSISVDFSSKKAWVEAGATLGELYVKINEASQTLAFPAGVCPTVGAGGHISGGGFGNLMRKFGVTVDHVIDAKLIDVNGKLLNRTTMGEDLFWAIRGGGSSFGVILSWKINLVEVPKILTVFRVNKTLEQGGTDVLYKWQLVANKFPDSLFITAWPRTVSGTKPGERTIAVVFYAQFLGPTDKLTEIMNKSFPELGLRREECHEMSWLNTTLFWANFPAGTPKSVLLDRPMTNSISFKSKSDFVKKPIPKEGLEKLWKTMFKFNNSVSLQLNPYGGVMDRIPATATAFPHRKGNLFKIQYSTMWLDANATESSLAMMKELFEVAEPYVSSNPREAFFNFRDIDIGSNPSGETNVDKAKIYGYKYFLGNLKRLMQVKAKYDPENFFKNEQSIPPVRVKQ, encoded by the coding sequence atgaaagaagcactttttttctttctttttttaaccaACAAGTTTTCAAAGAAGTTCAATAGTTGCTCAAAAAGGAAAGGAgcattttatgttttgtgtgttgttCTTCTTATTTCGGTTTTAGAAGCACcagtaacaaaaccaaaatttgaaaacttcaTCGAATGCCTACGAAACAAGACTAGTCCGGAGAATCCAATCACCGATGCCATCTTCATCGCCGATAACACCACCACCTTCTTGTCTTCGTACGTGTCATACACCAAAAACAAGAGGTTCTCGAGCCCTAACTTAAAAAAACTACTAGCAATCGTAGCGGCGAAACATGTATCTCATGTTCAGGCCACGGTGGTCTGCGCAAAGTCCAATGGTATCCAGATACGTATCCGAAGCGGTGGTCATGACAACGAGGGCTTTTCTTACATGTCGTCTGTGCCATTTGTCATTCTCGACATGCACAATCTAAGGTCAATTAGTGTTGACTTTTCTAGCAAGAAAGCATGGGTTGAAGCTGGTGCGACCTTGGGAGAGCTCTACGTAAAGATTAATGAGGCAAGCCAAACCCTAGCGTTCCCCGCTGGCGTTTGCCCTACGGTAGGAGCAGGAGGACACATAAGCGGTGGAGGGTTTGGAAATCTGATGAGAAAATTCGGAGTTACAGTGGATCATGTCATTGATGCTAAATTAATTGATGTCAACGGCAAGCTCTTGAATCGAACTACCATGGGAGAAGATCTTTTTTGGGCGATTCGCGGCGGTGGTTCGAGTTTTGGAGTTATCCTCTCTTGGAAAATCAACCTCGTCGAGGTTCCAAAGATCCTGACAGTGTTTAGAGTTAACAAAACATTGGAACAAGGAGGCACTGATGTTCTCTACAAGTGGCAGCTCGTCGCTAACAAATTTCCTGATAGTCTTTTCATAACAGCATGGCCTCGAACCGTAAGTGGAACAAAACCTGGCGAGAGAACCATCGCGGTTGTATTCTATGCTCAGTTCTTGGGTCCAACAGATAAGCTGACGGAGATAATGAACAAGAGCTTCCCTGAATTAGGGCTAAGACGTGAAGAATGTCACGAAATGAGCTGGCTTAACACGACGTTGTTTTGGGCCAATTTTCCCGCGGGTACACCCAAGAGCGTCCTTCTTGATAGGCCTATGACGAATTCAATATCGTTTAAGAGCAAATCGGATTTTGTTAAGAAACCAATCCCCAAAGAAGGACTGGAGAAGCTTTGGAAGACaatgtttaaatttaacaatagtGTCTCGTTGCAATTAAATCCTTACGGTGGAGTGATGGACCGTATTCCAGCGACGGCCACAGCGTTTCCTCACCGGAAAGGAAACTTGTTCAAGATTCAATACTCTACGATGTGGTTGGACGCAAACGCCACAGAGAGTAGCCTAGCTATGATGAAGGAGCTTTTCGAGGTTGCGGAACCGTATGTGTCAAGTAATCCGAGAGAGGCGTTCTTTAATTTCAGAGACATTGATATTGGAAGCAATCCGAGTGGTGAGACAAATGTCGATAAGGCTAAGATCTACGGATACAAGTACTTTTTGGGTAATTTGAAGAGATTGATGCAAGTCAAAGCTAAGTATGATCCTGAGAATTTTTTCAAGAATGAGCAGAGTATTCCTCCTGTTCGTGTAAAGCAGTGA
- the LOC104778873 gene encoding uncharacterized protein LOC104778873, with amino-acid sequence MKTKPKTWCRAFHKIGSYCEDVENNSVESFNNTINKAREKPFVAMLETVRRLAMVRIAKRSAISYSHEGLCTPYVTRFLADEHKATSTCFVSPSTNGAYEVYLGYDKHRVCLNARTCTCMKFQICGIPCEHAYGLMIKKTLVAEDYVCEWFRTAKWRQNYTDGLVPQRGPRFWPSTGGENVYPPPKPDDEKIDKKRKKGVNESPTKKQPKQKKRIMHCGICGAADHNCRYHQKKKNKKNTTQVESSQGCLTQEK; translated from the exons ATGAAGACTAAACCAAAGACATGGTGTAGGGCATTCCACAAGATTGGCAGCTATTGTGAGGATGTTGAAAACAACTCAGTGGAGTCTTTCAACAATACAATCAACAAGGCGAGAGAGAAACCATTTGTGGCTATGTTGGAGACTGTTAGAAGGCTTGCCATGGTTCGAATTGCTAAACGGTCTGCTATTTCTTATTCACATGAAG GATTATGCACTCCTTATGTGACCCGTTTCCTTGCTGATGAGCATAAAGCAACTTCTACATGCTTTGTATCTCCCAGTACAAATGGAGCGTATGAAGTTTACTTGGGATACGATAAACACCGAGTTTGTTTAAATGCCAGAACTTGTACCTGCATGAAGTTTCAGATTTGTGGAATCCCATGCGAACATGCTTACGGACTGATGATCAAGAAGACATTGGTAGCTGAAGACTATGTGTGTGAATGGTTCAGAACTGCTAAGTGGAGACAGAACTACACAGACGGGCTTGTTCCACAAAGAGGTCCACGCTTTTGGCCTTCCACTGGGGGTGAGAATGTGTATCCACCTCCAAAGCCGGACGATGAGAAGAtcgacaagaagaggaagaaaggtgTTAATGAGTCACCTACCAAGAAGCaaccaaagcaaaagaaaagaatcatgcaTTGTGGGATTTGTGGTGCAGCTGATCATAACTGTAGgtaccaccagaagaagaagaataagaagaatacaACACAAGTGGAATCTTCTCAAGGTTGTCTCACTCAAGAGAAATAA
- the LOC104776646 gene encoding berberine bridge enzyme-like 3: protein MKEALSVLCLVLLVSALEAEVTKPNSENFIECLRSHTSPENPIIDAIFTADNSTTFLSSYVSYTKNKRFPSPIHKTLVAIVVAKHVSHVQATVVCAKSNGVQIRIRSGGHDNEGLSYTSSVPFVILDMNNLRSITVDVSGKKAWVEAGATLGELYVKINEASQTLAFPGGICATVGAGGHISGGGYGNLIRKFGLTVDHVIDAQLIDANGKLLNRSTMGEDLFWAIRGGGGASFGVILSWKIKLVKVPKILTVFKVNKTLEQGGTDVLYKWQLVAYKFPDSLFLRAMPQVVNGTKHEERTIAVVFYAQFLGRTDELMEIMNQSFPELGLRREDCQEMSWLNTILFWAMHPAGTPKTVLLDRPTDPVFFKSKSDYVKKPIPKEGIEKIWKTMLKFNDIVWLHFNPYGGMMDMIPANATAFPHRKGNLFKVQYYTTWEDANDTEASLSTMKELYEVAEPYVSSNPREAFFNYRDIDIGSNPSGETDVDEAKIYGYKYFLGNLKRLMQVKAMYDPENFFKNEQSIPPVRVM, encoded by the coding sequence atgaaagaagcACTCTCTGTTTTGTGTCTCGTTCTTTTGGTTTCGGCTCTAGAAGCAGAAGTAACGAAACCAAATTCTGAAAACTTCATTGAATGTCTTCGCTCTCATACCAGTCCGGAGAATCCAATCATCGATGCCATCTTCACCGCCGATAACAGCACCACCTTCTTGTCTTCTTACGTGTCATACACCAAAAACAAGAGATTCCCAAGCCCTATCCACAAAACACTAGTAGCCATCGTAGTGGCGAAACATGTATCTCATGTTCAAGCCACGGTGGTCTGCGCAAAGTCCAATGGTGTCCAGATCCGTATCCGAAGCGGTGGTCATGACAATGAGGGCCTTTCTTACACGTCGTCAGTGCCATTTGTCATTCTCGATATGAACAATCTGAGGTCTATTACTGTTGACGTGTCAGGCAAGAAAGCATGGGTTGAAGCTGGTGCGACCTTGGGAGAGCTCTATGTCAAGATCAATGAGGCAAGCCAAACGCTAGCGTTCCCGGGTGGTATTTGCGCTACGGTAGGAGCTGGAGGACACATAAGCGGTGGAGGGTACGGAAATCTGATAAGAAAATTCGGACTCACAGTGGATCATGTCATTGATGCTCAATTAATTGATGCCAACGGTAAGCTCTTGAATCGATCTACTATGGGAGAAGATCTATTTTGGGCCATtcgcggtggtggtggtgcaaGTTTTGGAGTTATCCTCTCTTGGAAAATCAAACTCGTTAAAGTTCCAAAGATCTTGACAGTGTTTAAGGTTAACAAAACATTGGAACAAGGAGGCACTGATGTTCTCTACAAATGGCAGCTCGTCGCTTACAAATTCCCTGATAGTCTTTTCTTGAGAGCAATGCCTCAGGTCGTAAATGGAACAAAACACGAAGAGAGAACCATCGCGGTTGTATTCTATGCTCAGTTCTTGGGTCGGACCGATGAGCTGATGGAGATAATGAACCAGAGCTTTCCTGAATTAGGGCTGAGACGTGAAGATTGTCAAGAAATGAGCTGGCTTAACACGATATTGTTTTGGGCCATGCATCCAGCCGGTACACCGAAGACCGTCCTTCTAGATAGGCCAACGGATCCAGTATTCTTTAAGAGTAAATCTGATTACGTGAAAAAGCCAATCCCCAAAGAAGGAATAGAGAAGATTTGGAAGACAATGTTGAAGTTCAACGATATTGTGTGGCTGCACTTCAACCCTTACGGTGGGATGATGGACATGATTCCGGCGAACGCCACAGCATTTCCTCACCGGAAAGGAAACTTGTTCAAGGTTCAATACTATACGACATGGGAGGACGCAAACGACACGGAGGCTAGCCTGAGTACGATGAAGGAGCTTTACGAGGTTGCGGAACCGTACGTGTCAAGTAACCCGAGAGAGGCCTTCTTTAATTACAGAGACATCGATATTGGAAGCAATCCAAGTGGCGAGACAGACGTGGATGAGGCTAAGATCTACGGATACAAGTATTTCTTGGGTAATTTGAAGAGATTGATGCAAGTTAAAGCTATGTATGATCCTGAGAATTTCTTCAAGAATGAGCAGAGTATTCCTCCTGTTCGTGTAATGTAG
- the LOC104776649 gene encoding protein SPIRAL1-like 1 codes for MGRGFSAGGGQSSLGYLFGTGEAPKPAVSNAPVPQSETLPVNADPSPKPAAAQPANFTKQIPAGISNSSTNNYTRADGQNTGNFLTDRPSTKVHATPGGGSSLNYLFGGGGSN; via the exons ATGGGTCGTGGATTTAGTGCTGGTGGTGGGCAAAGTTCTTTGGGATATCTTTTTGGTACTGGAGAGGCTCCAAAGCCAGCTGTTAGCAATGCTCCAGTTCCTCAGTCTGAAACTCTGCCTGTGAATGCTGATCCTTCACCTAAACCCGCTGCTGCTCAGCCGGCTAATTTTACCAAGCAAATACCTGCTGGTATCAGTAACTCCTCTACAAACAACTACACTCGAGCAGATGGACAGAACACAGGCAACTTCCTTACG GACCGGCCATCGACCAAGGTACATGCGACCCCTGGAGGCGGCTCATCTCTGAATTACCTCTTCGGTGGTGGTGGAAGCAATTAG
- the LOC104776645 gene encoding uncharacterized protein LOC104776645 has product MDDKEAFWWLNNRKIPRYRVKFRRRSNKLKAAEPSCKDQNTLEIKESLALEAAEVAKDDHDTAFMDVMTGGKTSFPDGGDDTEHANVGGSCSDTCTVVSTSKMEWLKKCDGNTKGPSYP; this is encoded by the exons ATGGATGATAAGGAGGCTTTCTGGTGGCTCAACAACCGCAAG ATCCCGAGATACCGTGTGAAATTCAGAAGACGATCAAATAAGTTGAAGGCTGCTGAGCCTTCATGCAAG GATCAAAACACGCTAGAGATTAAAGAAAGTTTAGCTCTCGAGGCTGCAGAGGTTGCCAAGGATGACCATGATACCGCATTCATGGATGTTATGACAGGAGGCAAGACCTCGTTTCCTGATGGAGGAGATGACACTGAACATGCAAATGTTGGAGGCAGCTGCTCAGACACGTGCACGGTGGTTTCAACATCAAAAATGGAGTGGTTGAAAAAGTGTGATGGCAACACTAAAGGACCGTCGTACCCGTAG
- the LOC104776650 gene encoding cytochrome b5, with the protein MPTLTKLFSMEEAATHNKQDDCWIVIDGKVYDVSSYMDDHPGGDDVLLAVTGKDATDEFEDAGHSKDARELMEKYFIGELDESSVPEMPELKIYKKEQPTDSVQKLVDLTKQYWVVPVSIITISVAVSVFFSRKR; encoded by the exons ATGCCGACTCTCACAAAGCTTTTCTCCATGGAAGAAGCCGCAACTCACAACAAGCAAGATGATTGCTGGATCGTCATCGACGGCAAG GTCTATGATGTATCCTCGTATATGGATGATCATCCTGGAGGAGATGATGTGCTTCTTGCTGTCACCg gCAAAGATGCAACGGATGAATTTGAAGATGCAGGGCACAGCAAAGATGCTAGGGAACTCATGGAGAAGTATTTTATTGGCGAGCTAGACGAGTCTTCTGTACCGGAAATGCCAGAGCTTAAGATCTACAAGAAGGAACAGCCAACAGACTCTGTTCAGAAGCTTGTTGATTTGACAAAGCAGTATTGGGTTGTTCCTGTCTCCATTATCACCATCTCTGTTGCTGTTAGCGTCTTTTTCTCTCGCAAGAGATAA